Below is a window of Candidatus Syntrophosphaera sp. DNA.
TGTTGTCACGCCCATTCCAGACCGTGCTGTGCGAGCCTCCGGCCTTGGTGGCGGAGATGAGGGTCCGGACCAGTTGTCCTTTGACATTGTAGATCTCGATGCTCACGGGGCCTTTCTCCGCAAGGGTGTAGGCGATGGTCGTCTGTCCGGAGAAGGGATTGGGGAAGCTGGAGCCGAGCGCGGTCAGTACAGGGCTTGCGCCGGGATCGTTGTTGGCCACGGGCGGGAATTCCAGATCGAGCACGGCGACCTTATTCGCCTGGATGATCTCCTTGCTGTCCACATTCTGGATGAAGGCCACCAATTCGCAATTCGCGGTCACCCATGAGGCTTCCTTGCTGATGGCGAGCACCACGTCCGAGGTGCCGAGGGGCCAATTGATGAGGTCGATGGGGGTGCCGTCGTAGGTGGGATACATCATCCGGTTCACGAAGTTGAAGTGATCCTGCCCCTGCCAGTTGTAGGCGATGTCGGATTCAGTGATGGCCAGGTGCATCACGAGGTTGGGATAGGCGACCGGGGCGAATTTGTCCACGCGGATGGTGATCAGATAGTTTTCGCGGGTCTGCTCGCCGAAGATCTCGATGTTCACGGGAGTCTTGACCGCGTTGCGCTGCTGGTAAAGAGGAAAGTATTGGGGAAACACGCTGGTGGTGTTGCTTCCGCCCACATGGCTGAGCACTCCGTCAAAGAAGCCGGTGGGATATCCGGATATGCCATAGTAGGAATTGCGGAAGTTGGAGGTGTCGTTGGCATAGGGATCGCCGTTGTGGTTCTCGATCACGGCGACGTTGTAGCCCAGGTCGATGAAATCATCGGCGGCCATTGCGGCGCCTGGGCAGTAGGGACACCAGCCTCCGGTTCCGATTTCCAGAACCACCATCTGTTTAGCGCCGGTCCAGGTGTTCACATAAGCTTCCAACTGGTTGTTGGATGGGTCGTCATCGACCACATCCTCCAGCGAGCTGACGCTGAACACGAAACGGTAGAGCTCGTCCGGCCAGGCCGGGATGAATGCGGGGAAGCCAGCGGTCTGGGATTCACCGCCATTCAGGTAGGCGGAGTAATAATCCGGATGTGTTGCTTCCAGGACATCGCCGCGGTAGATGGAGAGCGAAACCGTCGCGGTCAGAGAGTTCAAGCCAGAGTTTTTTACCGTGCAGGCCGGATCGATCTGGGTTCCGGCATCGGTTTGGACGGGCAGGCTGGCATCGATGATGGCCAGGTCATAGGGAAAGGGGGTGTAGAGCTTGATGTCGTCGATGTACCAATAGTCGATGTTGTAGGAATTTCCGTTGAAATAGAGGGCAAACTGGAAAGTTGAAGAGCCCACGTCGGCATTGCTGATCGTTACGGTCTGGGTCAGCGGGCCCACATTGCCGGTTGGCGACTGGCTCCAGACGGTGTTCCAGTCTCCAGAGTTGGATCGCGTGGCGACGCCGATGGTGTACGGATTGGTGTAATGGTCCACGAAATGCTTGAAATCGAGCAGGAGGGTCGTTTCGCCGCTGGTGTCGAAGCTGGGGGATATGAAATAGGAGGTTCCGGTAAACTGCGGCGTCCAGCTGAAGCGAAGTTCCGGACTCTCGCCACCGGCTGTGGCTCCGGCATAGGCGCTCCAGTTGGCCGCGTTGTTGCTGATCGTCCAACCGGCCGGGGGGAAGGTCCCGGAGGAAAAATCCTCAAACACCCAAACTTCTCTGCCGCCTTCTGCGCTGAGGGCGCCCCACGCAAGCAGGGTTACGAGGGCCAAGGACAGTAGCATTTTTTTCATTATCGATCTCCTTGTTGTATGTGGTCGTTTCGAGGTTAGCTTGGTGATGCGGCGAAATTCGTCAACATATTTCTTTGCTCACACAATCA
It encodes the following:
- a CDS encoding T9SS type A sorting domain-containing protein — its product is MKKMLLSLALVTLLAWGALSAEGGREVWVFEDFSSGTFPPAGWTISNNAANWSAYAGATAGGESPELRFSWTPQFTGTSYFISPSFDTSGETTLLLDFKHFVDHYTNPYTIGVATRSNSGDWNTVWSQSPTGNVGPLTQTVTISNADVGSSTFQFALYFNGNSYNIDYWYIDDIKLYTPFPYDLAIIDASLPVQTDAGTQIDPACTVKNSGLNSLTATVSLSIYRGDVLEATHPDYYSAYLNGGESQTAGFPAFIPAWPDELYRFVFSVSSLEDVVDDDPSNNQLEAYVNTWTGAKQMVVLEIGTGGWCPYCPGAAMAADDFIDLGYNVAVIENHNGDPYANDTSNFRNSYYGISGYPTGFFDGVLSHVGGSNTTSVFPQYFPLYQQRNAVKTPVNIEIFGEQTRENYLITIRVDKFAPVAYPNLVMHLAITESDIAYNWQGQDHFNFVNRMMYPTYDGTPIDLINWPLGTSDVVLAISKEASWVTANCELVAFIQNVDSKEIIQANKVAVLDLEFPPVANNDPGASPVLTALGSSFPNPFSGQTTIAYTLAEKGPVSIEIYNVKGQLVRTLISATKAGGSHSTVWNGRDNNGKQAANGTYIVRMKSGNQVSTRRLMLLK